A section of the Heterodontus francisci isolate sHetFra1 chromosome 7, sHetFra1.hap1, whole genome shotgun sequence genome encodes:
- the LOC137372190 gene encoding gamma-crystallin S-1-like isoform X3 has translation MGKIIFYEDRNFQGRHYECSTDCADLSPYLNRCNSIRVDSDWWVLYEKPNYMGYQYVLSRGEYPDYQRWMGFNDCVRSCRSYPHYQGGTYRIRIYERPDFGGQMMEFMDDCPSVYDRFRYRDIHSCHVMDGYWIFYEHPNYRGRQYFMRPGEYKRYSDWGGYNSTIGSFRRMRDF, from the exons ATGGGAAAG ATCATCTTTTACGAGGACAGGAACTTCCAGGGTCGGCACTATGAGTGCAGTACTGACTGTGCTGACCTGTCCCCCTACCTCAATCGCTGTAACTCCATCCGTGTTGACAGTGACTGGTGGGTGTTGTATGAGAAACCCAATTACATGGGATACCAGTATGTTCTGAGCAGGGGAGAATATCCTGACTACCAGCGCTGGATGGGATTCAATGACTGTGTCAGGTCATGTCGCAGCTACCCACAC TACCAAGGAGGCACCTATAGAATAAGAATTTATGAGAGACCTGACTTTGGAGGACAGATGATGGAATTCATGGATGACTGTCCATCTGTCTATGATCGCTTCCGTTACCGTGACATTCACTCCTGCCATGTGATGGACGGTTACTGGATCTTCTATGAACATCCCAACTACAGAGGCCGACAGTACTTCATGAGACCCGGTGAATACAAGAGATACAGTGACTGGGGCGGCTACAATTCAACTATCGGATCTTTCAGACGTATGAGGGATTTCTAA
- the LOC137372190 gene encoding gamma-crystallin S-1-like isoform X1, with translation MSKLVWIIFYEDRNFQGRHYECSTDCADLSPYLNRCNSIRVDSDWWVLYEKPNYMGYQYVLSRGEYPDYQRWMGFNDCVRSCRSYPHYQGGTYRIRIYERPDFGGQMMEFMDDCPSVYDRFRYRDIHSCHVMDGYWIFYEHPNYRGRQYFMRPGEYKRYSDWGGYNSTIGSFRRMRDF, from the exons ATGAGTAAACTAGTCTgg ATCATCTTTTACGAGGACAGGAACTTCCAGGGTCGGCACTATGAGTGCAGTACTGACTGTGCTGACCTGTCCCCCTACCTCAATCGCTGTAACTCCATCCGTGTTGACAGTGACTGGTGGGTGTTGTATGAGAAACCCAATTACATGGGATACCAGTATGTTCTGAGCAGGGGAGAATATCCTGACTACCAGCGCTGGATGGGATTCAATGACTGTGTCAGGTCATGTCGCAGCTACCCACAC TACCAAGGAGGCACCTATAGAATAAGAATTTATGAGAGACCTGACTTTGGAGGACAGATGATGGAATTCATGGATGACTGTCCATCTGTCTATGATCGCTTCCGTTACCGTGACATTCACTCCTGCCATGTGATGGACGGTTACTGGATCTTCTATGAACATCCCAACTACAGAGGCCGACAGTACTTCATGAGACCCGGTGAATACAAGAGATACAGTGACTGGGGCGGCTACAATTCAACTATCGGATCTTTCAGACGTATGAGGGATTTCTAA
- the LOC137372190 gene encoding gamma-crystallin S-1-like isoform X4 produces the protein MHLRGEIIFYEDRNFQGRHYECSTDCADLSPYLNRCNSIRVDSDWWVLYEKPNYMGYQYVLSRGEYPDYQRWMGFNDCVRSCRSYPHVRGTYRIRIYERPDFGGQMMEFMDDCPSVYDRFRYRDIHSCHVMDGYWIFYEHPNYRGRQYFMRPGEYKRYSDWGGYNSTIGSFRRMRDF, from the exons atgcatttaaggggagaa ATCATCTTTTACGAGGACAGGAACTTCCAGGGTCGGCACTATGAGTGCAGTACTGACTGTGCTGACCTGTCCCCCTACCTCAATCGCTGTAACTCCATCCGTGTTGACAGTGACTGGTGGGTGTTGTATGAGAAACCCAATTACATGGGATACCAGTATGTTCTGAGCAGGGGAGAATATCCTGACTACCAGCGCTGGATGGGATTCAATGACTGTGTCAGGTCATGTCGCAGCTACCCACACGTAA GAGGCACCTATAGAATAAGAATTTATGAGAGACCTGACTTTGGAGGACAGATGATGGAATTCATGGATGACTGTCCATCTGTCTATGATCGCTTCCGTTACCGTGACATTCACTCCTGCCATGTGATGGACGGTTACTGGATCTTCTATGAACATCCCAACTACAGAGGCCGACAGTACTTCATGAGACCCGGTGAATACAAGAGATACAGTGACTGGGGCGGCTACAATTCAACTATCGGATCTTTCAGACGTATGAGGGATTTCTAA
- the LOC137372190 gene encoding gamma-crystallin S-1-like isoform X2, with translation MTSITILSLNFMIIFYEDRNFQGRHYECSTDCADLSPYLNRCNSIRVDSDWWVLYEKPNYMGYQYVLSRGEYPDYQRWMGFNDCVRSCRSYPHVRGTYRIRIYERPDFGGQMMEFMDDCPSVYDRFRYRDIHSCHVMDGYWIFYEHPNYRGRQYFMRPGEYKRYSDWGGYNSTIGSFRRMRDF, from the exons atgacctcaataacaatcctctccttgaatttcatg ATCATCTTTTACGAGGACAGGAACTTCCAGGGTCGGCACTATGAGTGCAGTACTGACTGTGCTGACCTGTCCCCCTACCTCAATCGCTGTAACTCCATCCGTGTTGACAGTGACTGGTGGGTGTTGTATGAGAAACCCAATTACATGGGATACCAGTATGTTCTGAGCAGGGGAGAATATCCTGACTACCAGCGCTGGATGGGATTCAATGACTGTGTCAGGTCATGTCGCAGCTACCCACACGTAA GAGGCACCTATAGAATAAGAATTTATGAGAGACCTGACTTTGGAGGACAGATGATGGAATTCATGGATGACTGTCCATCTGTCTATGATCGCTTCCGTTACCGTGACATTCACTCCTGCCATGTGATGGACGGTTACTGGATCTTCTATGAACATCCCAACTACAGAGGCCGACAGTACTTCATGAGACCCGGTGAATACAAGAGATACAGTGACTGGGGCGGCTACAATTCAACTATCGGATCTTTCAGACGTATGAGGGATTTCTAA
- the LOC137372190 gene encoding gamma-crystallin S-1-like isoform X6, translated as MGKIIFYEDRNFQGRHYECSTDCADLSPYLNRCNSIRVDSDWWVLYEKPNYMGYQYVLSRGEYPDYQRWMGFNDCVRSCRSYPHVSTYRIRIYERPDFGGQMMEFMDDCPSVYDRFRYRDIHSCHVMDGYWIFYEHPNYRGRQYFMRPGEYKRYSDWGGYNSTIGSFRRMRDF; from the exons ATGGGAAAG ATCATCTTTTACGAGGACAGGAACTTCCAGGGTCGGCACTATGAGTGCAGTACTGACTGTGCTGACCTGTCCCCCTACCTCAATCGCTGTAACTCCATCCGTGTTGACAGTGACTGGTGGGTGTTGTATGAGAAACCCAATTACATGGGATACCAGTATGTTCTGAGCAGGGGAGAATATCCTGACTACCAGCGCTGGATGGGATTCAATGACTGTGTCAGGTCATGTCGCAGCTACCCACACGTAA GCACCTATAGAATAAGAATTTATGAGAGACCTGACTTTGGAGGACAGATGATGGAATTCATGGATGACTGTCCATCTGTCTATGATCGCTTCCGTTACCGTGACATTCACTCCTGCCATGTGATGGACGGTTACTGGATCTTCTATGAACATCCCAACTACAGAGGCCGACAGTACTTCATGAGACCCGGTGAATACAAGAGATACAGTGACTGGGGCGGCTACAATTCAACTATCGGATCTTTCAGACGTATGAGGGATTTCTAA
- the LOC137372190 gene encoding gamma-crystallin S-1-like isoform X5, producing MGKIIFYEDRNFQGRHYECSTDCADLSPYLNRCNSIRVDSDWWVLYEKPNYMGYQYVLSRGEYPDYQRWMGFNDCVRSCRSYPHVRGTYRIRIYERPDFGGQMMEFMDDCPSVYDRFRYRDIHSCHVMDGYWIFYEHPNYRGRQYFMRPGEYKRYSDWGGYNSTIGSFRRMRDF from the exons ATGGGAAAG ATCATCTTTTACGAGGACAGGAACTTCCAGGGTCGGCACTATGAGTGCAGTACTGACTGTGCTGACCTGTCCCCCTACCTCAATCGCTGTAACTCCATCCGTGTTGACAGTGACTGGTGGGTGTTGTATGAGAAACCCAATTACATGGGATACCAGTATGTTCTGAGCAGGGGAGAATATCCTGACTACCAGCGCTGGATGGGATTCAATGACTGTGTCAGGTCATGTCGCAGCTACCCACACGTAA GAGGCACCTATAGAATAAGAATTTATGAGAGACCTGACTTTGGAGGACAGATGATGGAATTCATGGATGACTGTCCATCTGTCTATGATCGCTTCCGTTACCGTGACATTCACTCCTGCCATGTGATGGACGGTTACTGGATCTTCTATGAACATCCCAACTACAGAGGCCGACAGTACTTCATGAGACCCGGTGAATACAAGAGATACAGTGACTGGGGCGGCTACAATTCAACTATCGGATCTTTCAGACGTATGAGGGATTTCTAA
- the LOC137372193 gene encoding gamma-crystallin S-1-like isoform X1 translates to MGKIIFYEDRNFQGRHYECSSDCADLSPYVNRCNSIRVDSDWWVLYEKPNYMGYQYVLSRGEYPDYQRWMGFNDCVRSCRSYPHYRGGSYRMRIYERPDFGGQMMEFTDDCPSVYDRFRYRDIHSCHVMDGYWIFYEHPNYKGRQYFLRPGEYRRYSDWGGYNSTVGSFRRMRDF, encoded by the exons ATGGGAAAG ATCATCTTTTACGAGGACAGGAACTTCCAGGGTCGACACTATGAGTGCAGTAGTGACTGTGCTGACCTGTCCCCTTATGTCAATCGCTGTAACTCCATCCGTGTTGACAGTGACTGGTGGGTGCTGTATGAGAAACCCAATTACATGGGATACCAGTATGTTCTGAGCAGGGGAGAATATCCTGACTACCAGCGCTGGATGGGATTCAATGACTGTGTCAGGTCATGTCGCAGCTACCCACAC TACCGAGGAGGCTCCTACAGAATGAGGATTTACGAAAGACCTGACTTTGGAGGACAGATGATGGAATTCACGGATGACTGTCCATCTGTCTATGATCGTTTCCGTTACCGTGACATCCACTCCTGCCATGTGATGGACGGTTACTGGATCTTCTATGAACATCCCAACTACAAAGGCCGACAGTACTTCCTGAGACCCGGTGAATACAGGAGATACAGTGACTGGGGCGGCTACAACTCAACTGTTGGATCTTTCAGACGTATGAGGGATTTCTAA
- the LOC137372193 gene encoding gamma-crystallin S-1-like isoform X2, producing MGKIIFYEDRNFQGRHYECSSDCADLSPYVNRCNSIRVDSDWWVLYEKPNYMGYQYVLSRGEYPDYQRWMGFNDCVRSCRSYPHVRGSYRMRIYERPDFGGQMMEFTDDCPSVYDRFRYRDIHSCHVMDGYWIFYEHPNYKGRQYFLRPGEYRRYSDWGGYNSTVGSFRRMRDF from the exons ATGGGAAAG ATCATCTTTTACGAGGACAGGAACTTCCAGGGTCGACACTATGAGTGCAGTAGTGACTGTGCTGACCTGTCCCCTTATGTCAATCGCTGTAACTCCATCCGTGTTGACAGTGACTGGTGGGTGCTGTATGAGAAACCCAATTACATGGGATACCAGTATGTTCTGAGCAGGGGAGAATATCCTGACTACCAGCGCTGGATGGGATTCAATGACTGTGTCAGGTCATGTCGCAGCTACCCACACGTAA GAGGCTCCTACAGAATGAGGATTTACGAAAGACCTGACTTTGGAGGACAGATGATGGAATTCACGGATGACTGTCCATCTGTCTATGATCGTTTCCGTTACCGTGACATCCACTCCTGCCATGTGATGGACGGTTACTGGATCTTCTATGAACATCCCAACTACAAAGGCCGACAGTACTTCCTGAGACCCGGTGAATACAGGAGATACAGTGACTGGGGCGGCTACAACTCAACTGTTGGATCTTTCAGACGTATGAGGGATTTCTAA
- the LOC137372193 gene encoding gamma-crystallin S-1-like isoform X3 yields MGKIIFYEDRNFQGRHYECSSDCADLSPYVNRCNSIRVDSDWWVLYEKPNYMGYQYVLSRGEYPDYQRWMGFNDCVRSCRSYPHVSSYRMRIYERPDFGGQMMEFTDDCPSVYDRFRYRDIHSCHVMDGYWIFYEHPNYKGRQYFLRPGEYRRYSDWGGYNSTVGSFRRMRDF; encoded by the exons ATGGGAAAG ATCATCTTTTACGAGGACAGGAACTTCCAGGGTCGACACTATGAGTGCAGTAGTGACTGTGCTGACCTGTCCCCTTATGTCAATCGCTGTAACTCCATCCGTGTTGACAGTGACTGGTGGGTGCTGTATGAGAAACCCAATTACATGGGATACCAGTATGTTCTGAGCAGGGGAGAATATCCTGACTACCAGCGCTGGATGGGATTCAATGACTGTGTCAGGTCATGTCGCAGCTACCCACACGTAA GCTCCTACAGAATGAGGATTTACGAAAGACCTGACTTTGGAGGACAGATGATGGAATTCACGGATGACTGTCCATCTGTCTATGATCGTTTCCGTTACCGTGACATCCACTCCTGCCATGTGATGGACGGTTACTGGATCTTCTATGAACATCCCAACTACAAAGGCCGACAGTACTTCCTGAGACCCGGTGAATACAGGAGATACAGTGACTGGGGCGGCTACAACTCAACTGTTGGATCTTTCAGACGTATGAGGGATTTCTAA